A window of the Bacteriovorax sp. PP10 genome harbors these coding sequences:
- the guaB gene encoding IMP dehydrogenase: MELMFSPKEILNRGIGLTFDDVLLVPRYSEISSRKHPVLKTQITKNFTIDLPVITANMDTITETEMACAMAQMGGIGSLHRFMTEAEQVAMVKNIQAYMKEKNLKTPIAASIGVKEEGMKRADLLVEAGVQIITLDIAHGDSIMMLETLDYLKRRFPQVDVIAGNVATADGVKRMIDRGADAVKVGIGPGSMCTTRIITGHGVPQLSAIALAVSVASKHGIPVIADGGLKNSGDIVKALCAGASSVMVGSLVSGTLETPGELKGGMKQYRGMASKAAQVSWRGDMPQGMAAEGESTQIPCKGSVTNVIEELMGGLRSGMTYIGVDNIAAMSEAGLFIQMTASGMSESKPHGVR, from the coding sequence ATGGAATTAATGTTCAGTCCTAAAGAAATTTTAAATAGAGGTATCGGTCTTACTTTTGACGATGTTCTACTAGTGCCAAGATACTCAGAAATTTCTTCAAGAAAGCACCCAGTGCTTAAAACACAAATTACAAAAAACTTTACGATCGACCTGCCGGTGATTACGGCCAATATGGATACGATTACTGAAACAGAAATGGCCTGTGCAATGGCGCAAATGGGAGGGATTGGATCTCTTCACCGTTTCATGACAGAAGCTGAACAAGTGGCGATGGTAAAAAACATCCAAGCTTATATGAAAGAAAAAAATCTTAAGACTCCAATCGCTGCAAGCATTGGTGTGAAAGAAGAAGGGATGAAACGTGCTGATCTTCTGGTTGAAGCAGGTGTTCAGATCATCACTTTAGATATCGCTCACGGCGACTCTATAATGATGCTGGAAACTCTGGACTACTTAAAAAGAAGATTCCCACAAGTCGATGTTATCGCCGGAAACGTTGCAACAGCTGACGGAGTAAAACGCATGATCGACCGCGGAGCTGACGCTGTAAAAGTTGGTATCGGGCCCGGATCAATGTGTACGACAAGAATCATCACAGGACATGGTGTTCCTCAGCTTTCAGCAATCGCTCTTGCGGTTTCAGTTGCAAGCAAACACGGAATCCCGGTTATCGCTGATGGTGGATTAAAAAATTCTGGAGATATCGTAAAAGCACTTTGTGCTGGAGCTTCTTCTGTAATGGTTGGATCACTAGTCTCAGGAACTCTTGAAACTCCAGGTGAGTTAAAAGGTGGAATGAAACAATATAGAGGAATGGCATCAAAGGCCGCTCAAGTTTCATGGAGAGGGGACATGCCTCAAGGTATGGCCGCTGAAGGTGAATCAACTCAAATCCCATGCAAAGGATCAGTAACAAATGTTATTGAAGAATTAATGGGAGGACTTCGTTCTGGTATGACTTATATTGGTGTAGATAATATCGCAGCAATGTCTGAAGCAGGACTTTTCATTCAGATGACGGCATCTGGAATGAGTGAATCTAAACCTCACGGAGTTCGCTAG
- the rnk gene encoding nucleoside diphosphate kinase regulator → MYDDVILLTERDYLRIRHILSTQNSDDFENLEIEIERAKIIEEKEIPSDLVRMNTTVRFMTLQDEKEMKLTLVFPEDANFSEGKISILAPLGSALIGLRVNQEINWMFPDGKTKTIKILEVL, encoded by the coding sequence ATGTACGACGATGTGATTTTACTCACAGAGCGCGACTACTTAAGAATTAGACACATTCTTAGTACTCAAAACTCTGATGATTTCGAAAACTTAGAAATTGAAATTGAACGCGCAAAAATTATTGAAGAAAAGGAAATTCCTTCGGACTTAGTTCGAATGAATACGACTGTAAGATTCATGACTCTTCAAGATGAAAAAGAAATGAAGCTCACGCTGGTTTTTCCAGAGGACGCAAATTTCTCTGAAGGAAAAATTTCTATTCTTGCTCCACTAGGATCAGCATTGATTGGTCTGCGAGTGAACCAGGAAATTAACTGGATGTTTCCGGATGGAAAAACGAAAACGATTAAAATTTTAGAAGTTCTCTAA
- a CDS encoding sensor histidine kinase has translation MIKKNPFNNSSKMLFTLSLLWAGVLLLIGAWWVYVMINFESFLGHADRPRITKMLAWEGGSFLVLLMLLSFSLLILYLKDQGKTKSLQAFFASLTHELKTPLASIRLQGEVINEILESKNDPTLDKLIGRLIDDTAKLETQMDKILQLSRIERGGELNLTSLSLVPFIKKLAKTWVPDHEVEIIANDTLGSIEVDEFALQLIMKNLLENTRIHTTSKKIQIKITEDKKVLKFSYFDHGEFKGELEKLGTIFYKHNSTKGSGIGLYLSQKLLEKMDGDLTVTPRAGGLQFDLTFKRSEEINA, from the coding sequence ATGATTAAGAAGAACCCATTTAACAATTCATCGAAGATGCTCTTTACGCTCTCACTTTTGTGGGCGGGAGTTCTGCTTTTGATTGGTGCGTGGTGGGTTTATGTCATGATCAACTTTGAGAGTTTTTTAGGACACGCGGATCGTCCAAGAATTACAAAAATGCTGGCATGGGAAGGTGGAAGCTTTCTCGTATTGCTTATGCTGCTTTCATTTTCGCTTTTAATTCTTTATTTAAAAGACCAAGGGAAGACAAAATCGCTTCAGGCGTTTTTTGCTTCACTTACTCATGAATTAAAAACTCCGCTAGCGAGCATCAGGCTTCAAGGTGAAGTGATCAACGAAATTCTAGAATCAAAGAATGATCCGACTTTAGATAAATTAATTGGAAGATTGATTGATGATACGGCCAAACTTGAAACTCAAATGGATAAAATCCTGCAGTTGTCTAGAATTGAGCGCGGTGGTGAATTAAATCTCACTTCCCTATCATTAGTTCCTTTCATCAAGAAACTTGCTAAGACCTGGGTTCCTGATCATGAAGTGGAAATTATCGCTAATGATACGCTGGGGTCAATTGAAGTGGATGAATTCGCCCTACAGTTGATTATGAAAAATCTTTTAGAGAACACTCGAATTCATACAACAAGTAAGAAGATTCAAATTAAAATCACTGAAGATAAGAAAGTTCTTAAATTTTCTTATTTTGATCATGGTGAGTTTAAAGGTGAACTTGAAAAACTTGGGACGATTTTTTACAAGCACAACTCAACGAAGGGATCTGGAATCGGACTTTATTTAAGTCAGAAACTTCTGGAGAAGATGGATGGTGATTTAACAGTCACTCCCCGTGCCGGTGGATTGCAGTTTGATTTAACATTTAAACGTAGTGAGGAAATCAATGCTTAA
- a CDS encoding response regulator transcription factor, with the protein MLNILIVEDEENLGITLSEYLKGLGHGCFWAKDAKTARELFASQKPGVILMDIGLPDGNGLDLAREFRKIRKDFVLLFLSALNDPETKVEGLEIGADDYITKPFALKELILRLNRILSSQSEISKLPEEINHGPLKIWFKRYEVQDAQGDILSLSQKECAILELLYTKKNEAVDREEIIEKIWGEDKFPSNRTVDNYIVKLRKWCETDSKKSLEIQSIRSIGYKLIVQ; encoded by the coding sequence ATGCTTAATATCCTCATTGTTGAAGATGAAGAAAATTTAGGGATAACCCTGTCTGAATACCTGAAAGGTTTAGGGCATGGATGTTTTTGGGCAAAGGACGCTAAAACTGCTCGTGAGCTTTTTGCTTCACAAAAACCGGGTGTCATTTTAATGGATATCGGTTTGCCTGATGGCAATGGACTTGACCTGGCCCGCGAATTTAGAAAAATAAGAAAAGATTTTGTGTTGCTATTTTTATCAGCGCTGAATGATCCGGAAACGAAAGTGGAAGGATTGGAAATTGGAGCTGACGACTATATTACAAAGCCGTTTGCTTTGAAGGAATTGATTTTAAGATTAAATAGAATCCTTTCGTCTCAAAGTGAGATTAGCAAACTTCCTGAAGAGATTAACCACGGTCCTTTAAAGATCTGGTTTAAGCGTTATGAAGTTCAGGATGCTCAAGGTGATATTTTATCGCTGTCTCAAAAAGAGTGCGCGATTTTAGAATTACTCTACACAAAGAAAAATGAAGCTGTTGACCGCGAAGAGATTATTGAAAAGATTTGGGGGGAAGATAAATTTCCATCAAACAGAACAGTTGATAACTATATCGTTAAGCTTCGTAAATGGTGTGAGACTGATTCGAAAAAGAGTTTAGAAATTCAAAGTATAAGAAGTATTGGTTATAAATTAATTGTTCAATAG
- a CDS encoding uroporphyrinogen decarboxylase family protein: MGLFNDRLKTADNKTQVPVWFMRQAGRYHSHYQNIKKDSDFMTMCKDPKLACEITMGPINDFNFDAAILFSDLLFPLEQMGLGLTYNPGPILKFKLESIADLKNCKLLAEPRNYFNFQKEATVLLRAALPQTKSLLGFVGAPWTLYTYAVEGSHAGNLTSSKKGFYDGRWQGFCELLFTNLIEEMSLQAEGGADAVCLFDTAVGELTLPDFKEFILPVLRKVTAEFKKRHPTKKVVYYSKLTHLDYLQSIEDKNIDVLGIDWRMSLPTALKTLGNDYMIQGNFDPSYLHYEWPLVEQKLAQFWEPLKDLKNLDRWICGLGHGVLQQTPEENVKKTVEYIHKNFVY; this comes from the coding sequence ATGGGATTATTCAATGATCGTTTAAAGACAGCTGACAACAAAACTCAAGTGCCGGTGTGGTTCATGCGCCAGGCAGGCCGTTACCACTCTCATTATCAGAACATCAAAAAAGATTCTGACTTCATGACAATGTGTAAGGATCCAAAGCTTGCTTGTGAAATCACAATGGGGCCAATCAACGATTTTAACTTTGATGCTGCTATTTTGTTTTCGGACCTTTTATTTCCTCTAGAGCAAATGGGACTGGGGTTAACTTATAATCCAGGCCCGATTTTGAAGTTTAAACTTGAATCGATTGCTGATTTAAAAAACTGTAAGCTTCTAGCTGAACCGAGAAACTATTTTAACTTTCAAAAAGAAGCGACTGTGCTTCTTCGTGCTGCTCTTCCGCAAACTAAATCTCTACTAGGTTTTGTTGGAGCACCATGGACTCTTTATACATACGCTGTTGAAGGATCTCATGCTGGGAACTTAACGAGTTCTAAAAAAGGATTCTACGATGGACGCTGGCAAGGGTTCTGTGAATTATTATTCACAAACCTGATTGAAGAGATGTCTCTTCAAGCTGAAGGTGGAGCGGACGCTGTTTGTTTATTTGATACAGCAGTTGGGGAATTAACTCTTCCCGACTTTAAAGAATTTATTCTTCCAGTGCTTCGTAAAGTGACGGCGGAATTTAAGAAACGTCATCCAACTAAGAAAGTTGTTTACTACTCTAAGTTAACTCACCTTGATTACCTTCAGTCGATTGAAGATAAGAATATTGATGTGCTTGGGATTGACTGGAGAATGTCGCTTCCGACAGCGCTAAAGACGCTTGGGAACGATTACATGATTCAAGGGAACTTTGATCCGAGCTACCTTCACTATGAATGGCCTCTAGTTGAGCAAAAACTTGCTCAATTCTGGGAACCGCTTAAAGATCTTAAAAATCTTGATCGTTGGATTTGTGGTCTTGGGCATGGGGTGCTTCAACAGACTCCTGAAGAAAATGTGAAGAAGACTGTTGAGTATATTCATAAGAATTTCGTTTATTAA
- the hemL gene encoding glutamate-1-semialdehyde 2,1-aminomutase, whose protein sequence is MSNIQTDLFTKSKTLVPGGVHSPVRSFKGLTSTPRFFKRAEGAYIYDVEDKSYVDFCMSFGPMILGHRNPIVEKALQEGLTRGWSYGACEPYSLELAEYLISRLPHVEQLRFVNSGTEAVMTALRLARGVTGRNKIIKFNGCYHGHVDSMLIKAGSGLAGEAEASSAGVPEGVAHDTLILELGDIAGLKQCFIDHKDQIAAIIIEPLPANNGLMVQPKEFLQFLRDITTANKSLLIFDEVISGFRVAFGGMAEVTGIKPDIVTLGKIIGGGLPVGAIGASKFIMEHLAPIGKVYQAGTLSANPLAMVGGLSTLKQMTPEAYKKIEEQTKKITTLLTNWMKSYNNGEFAMFQVTTYSSLFWIVPKDNVTKISDIPANLTENFNKLFEVMLERGIYLAPNAYEVGFVSLAHDDSVVADLAKRLDFKL, encoded by the coding sequence ATGAGCAATATTCAAACTGATCTTTTTACAAAATCTAAAACGCTTGTTCCAGGTGGAGTTCACTCGCCGGTTAGAAGCTTTAAGGGATTAACAAGCACTCCCCGCTTTTTTAAGCGCGCTGAAGGTGCCTATATTTACGACGTTGAAGATAAAAGTTATGTCGACTTTTGTATGAGTTTTGGACCGATGATTTTAGGACATAGAAATCCTATCGTTGAAAAAGCTCTTCAAGAAGGATTAACTCGTGGATGGAGTTACGGAGCATGCGAGCCTTATTCATTAGAGCTTGCTGAATACCTGATCTCTCGCCTGCCTCACGTTGAGCAACTTCGTTTTGTGAACTCTGGGACTGAAGCTGTTATGACAGCGCTTCGCCTTGCTCGTGGAGTAACAGGAAGAAACAAAATTATTAAGTTCAATGGCTGCTACCACGGGCACGTTGATTCAATGCTGATTAAAGCTGGATCTGGTCTTGCTGGAGAAGCTGAAGCTTCATCTGCTGGTGTTCCAGAAGGTGTTGCTCACGATACACTGATTTTAGAACTTGGCGACATCGCCGGATTAAAACAATGCTTTATTGATCACAAAGATCAAATCGCGGCCATCATTATCGAGCCTCTTCCAGCTAACAATGGTCTGATGGTTCAACCGAAAGAATTTTTACAATTCCTTCGCGATATTACGACAGCGAACAAATCACTTTTAATTTTTGATGAAGTTATTTCTGGTTTCCGTGTTGCTTTCGGTGGAATGGCAGAAGTGACAGGGATTAAACCTGATATCGTGACTCTTGGAAAAATCATCGGTGGTGGTTTACCAGTGGGAGCGATTGGAGCTTCTAAGTTTATTATGGAACACCTTGCTCCCATTGGAAAAGTTTACCAAGCGGGAACGTTGTCAGCTAACCCACTAGCAATGGTTGGTGGTCTTTCAACATTAAAGCAGATGACTCCTGAAGCTTATAAAAAAATTGAAGAGCAAACAAAAAAGATTACGACATTACTTACGAACTGGATGAAGTCATATAACAATGGTGAATTCGCAATGTTCCAAGTGACAACATACTCTTCACTATTTTGGATTGTTCCAAAAGATAACGTAACAAAGATCTCTGATATTCCAGCAAACCTTACAGAAAACTTTAATAAGCTTTTTGAAGTGATGTTAGAGCGCGGGATTTATCTGGCACCAAATGCTTACGAAGTTGGATTTGTGAGTTTAGCTCACGATGATAGTGTTGTGGCAGATCTGGCGAAGAGACTGGACTTCAAACTATAA
- a CDS encoding YbhB/YbcL family Raf kinase inhibitor-like protein: MSLKAWSSSLTPGRAVPENYIFNGMGCSGKNISPPIEWKDAPADTRSFAVTVFDPDAPQAGGWWHWAVVNIPPEVHLLPEGASTNDALPEGAVEVETDFGIKHYGGPCPPKGDRPHHYIFTVYALKNRQVPVTPHSTPASIKKLLEQDYLDKASFTVEYGRK, from the coding sequence ATGTCACTCAAAGCGTGGTCCAGTTCACTAACTCCCGGTAGAGCAGTACCAGAAAATTATATTTTTAATGGTATGGGATGCTCGGGAAAAAATATTTCACCTCCCATTGAATGGAAAGATGCCCCTGCAGACACCAGAAGTTTTGCAGTCACTGTCTTTGATCCAGATGCCCCTCAAGCTGGGGGATGGTGGCATTGGGCAGTCGTGAATATCCCTCCTGAAGTCCATCTATTACCTGAAGGCGCTTCAACTAACGACGCTCTTCCAGAGGGCGCAGTCGAAGTTGAAACTGATTTCGGAATAAAACATTACGGTGGCCCTTGCCCGCCAAAAGGAGATCGTCCACACCATTACATTTTTACGGTGTACGCTCTGAAAAATAGACAAGTGCCAGTCACGCCCCATTCGACGCCCGCTAGCATTAAAAAGCTCCTTGAGCAGGATTATTTAGATAAAGCGAGCTTTACAGTTGAGTATGGCCGAAAGTGA
- a CDS encoding cation diffusion facilitator family transporter: MSESCSHDHGVGHHDHNHTIEYDPKNTAFKRVLWISLILNFGMFFVELIYGVLSGSLSLRADAIDFLGDGTNYFVTLFILNSAIQTKAKVSLAKAFFMIGFGAWILVEATMRFFSHQVPESSIMSWVGFAALLVNAFCVLLLYKFKDGDSNMQSIWLCSRNDAIGNVAVIGAAGMVYWLGTQWPDLVVAIFMAGLAVHSGFQIIRSARNELTHGHHTGKPKLKEHKHGASCNHDH; the protein is encoded by the coding sequence ATGAGTGAGAGCTGTTCACACGATCACGGAGTTGGTCACCACGATCACAATCACACTATCGAGTATGATCCAAAAAATACCGCCTTCAAACGCGTCCTTTGGATTTCACTTATTCTAAACTTCGGAATGTTTTTCGTTGAACTTATTTACGGAGTTCTTTCCGGCTCATTATCACTTCGCGCTGATGCCATCGATTTTTTAGGTGATGGAACAAATTATTTCGTCACACTTTTTATTTTAAACTCGGCCATTCAAACGAAAGCAAAAGTCTCATTAGCTAAGGCCTTTTTTATGATTGGTTTCGGAGCATGGATTTTGGTTGAAGCGACAATGAGATTTTTTTCTCATCAAGTCCCCGAATCATCCATCATGAGCTGGGTAGGATTTGCAGCTCTTTTAGTAAATGCTTTTTGTGTTCTTTTATTATACAAATTTAAAGACGGCGACAGTAACATGCAGTCCATCTGGTTGTGCTCTAGAAACGATGCTATCGGGAACGTGGCCGTTATTGGGGCCGCGGGAATGGTCTACTGGCTTGGAACTCAATGGCCCGATTTAGTGGTCGCTATATTTATGGCCGGTTTAGCTGTGCACTCAGGTTTTCAAATCATCCGCTCAGCTAGGAATGAATTGACTCATGGCCACCACACAGGTAAACCAAAGCTCAAAGAACATAAGCATGGTGCCAGCTGTAACCATGATCATTAA
- the hemC gene encoding hydroxymethylbilane synthase, producing the protein MPTHYKIGTRGSLLALTQCGQVKDQLEKITGDTFELVTIKTQGDIQTSQPLWQMEGNNFFTKELDEALLKGEVDLVVHSYKDLGSIRPEGITLAAVTKRTFAHDILLIKNETIPTIKNRTEFIVGTSSPRRVVNLEKNLAEFLPKGKNAVVKTKMLRGNINTRIQKLRDGEYDAITLALPGIERLALTPSSLEELKRLLDGINFMILPQSVFTSSASQGALAIETKSERSDGGELHRKLALMIDQKTKEEVARERKAFNEYGGGCHLAVGINVRKLESAKGEFFLHNHHGNLDGVEISFIELEGRNLPAFFTAPKVFNGHPTNDELISKKNIQVTLDQGLNLYITSKYCLDAISGSNPGSVWAAGTKTMKDLAALGYWVNATADAIGDEEVQNLRASHAVSLMVDTKAPLIVLSNDEAKSTLTDAEVIACYKREINETVSEEFKSEILKTEVFYWTSFFQYEAYVNRFPEIKSKFHACGIGKTYDLFKSNGIEVFPMAGMEEFKSWTQS; encoded by the coding sequence TTGCCTACTCATTATAAAATCGGAACCCGCGGAAGCCTTCTGGCACTTACTCAATGCGGACAAGTTAAAGATCAATTAGAAAAAATCACTGGCGACACTTTCGAGTTAGTCACGATTAAAACTCAAGGCGATATTCAAACCTCTCAACCTCTTTGGCAGATGGAAGGAAATAACTTCTTCACTAAAGAATTGGATGAAGCACTCCTTAAAGGTGAAGTGGATCTTGTTGTTCACTCATATAAAGACTTAGGATCTATTCGCCCTGAAGGCATCACTCTTGCGGCCGTTACAAAAAGAACTTTTGCTCACGATATTTTACTCATTAAAAACGAAACCATTCCTACAATTAAAAACAGAACAGAGTTTATCGTTGGGACATCGTCACCAAGACGAGTTGTAAACCTTGAAAAAAATCTTGCTGAGTTTTTACCGAAAGGAAAAAACGCTGTTGTTAAAACAAAAATGCTTCGTGGAAATATCAATACACGTATTCAGAAACTAAGAGATGGTGAATACGATGCGATTACTTTAGCTCTTCCCGGGATTGAAAGACTTGCTCTGACTCCTTCTTCATTAGAGGAGTTAAAAAGACTTCTGGATGGAATCAACTTTATGATTCTTCCACAATCGGTGTTCACTTCGTCAGCTTCTCAGGGAGCTTTAGCGATTGAAACAAAATCTGAGCGCTCTGATGGTGGTGAGCTTCATAGAAAGCTTGCGCTTATGATCGATCAAAAAACAAAAGAAGAAGTGGCCCGTGAGAGAAAAGCATTTAATGAATACGGAGGTGGATGTCACCTTGCTGTTGGAATAAATGTTCGTAAACTTGAAAGTGCGAAAGGTGAATTCTTCCTTCATAACCATCATGGAAATCTGGATGGAGTAGAAATTTCATTTATTGAACTTGAAGGACGTAACCTCCCTGCTTTTTTTACTGCTCCAAAAGTTTTTAACGGGCACCCTACTAATGATGAATTGATTTCTAAAAAGAATATTCAAGTGACATTAGATCAGGGGCTTAATCTTTATATTACAAGTAAGTACTGCCTGGACGCTATTTCTGGAAGTAACCCTGGGTCTGTTTGGGCCGCAGGAACAAAAACCATGAAAGACCTGGCCGCTCTTGGGTACTGGGTAAATGCGACTGCAGACGCTATTGGTGATGAAGAAGTTCAAAACCTTCGTGCCTCTCATGCGGTTTCTTTAATGGTCGACACTAAAGCACCTTTAATTGTTTTATCTAATGATGAAGCGAAAAGTACTTTAACTGATGCTGAAGTGATTGCTTGTTATAAAAGAGAAATTAACGAAACTGTTTCAGAAGAATTTAAATCTGAAATTTTAAAGACTGAAGTTTTTTATTGGACAAGTTTTTTCCAATACGAAGCTTACGTGAATCGTTTTCCGGAAATTAAATCTAAATTTCACGCTTGTGGAATTGGAAAAACATACGACTTATTTAAATCAAATGGCATTGAAGTCTTTCCGATGGCCGGAATGGAAGAGTTCAAGTCATGGACCCAATCTTAA
- a CDS encoding type II toxin-antitoxin system RelE family toxin, translating into MYKVDFTLVDKDLSRLPKYIRDKAYEWAGSVEYAGLEEMRKKPGLHDEPLKGRLAGLRSVRLNRAYRLIYKLEKEAIIHVIVIEVNKHEY; encoded by the coding sequence GTGTATAAAGTTGATTTTACTTTAGTTGATAAAGATCTTTCGAGGTTGCCAAAATATATAAGAGACAAAGCTTATGAGTGGGCAGGCTCTGTTGAGTATGCAGGTTTGGAAGAGATGAGAAAGAAGCCTGGGCTTCATGATGAACCCTTAAAGGGAAGATTGGCAGGACTAAGATCAGTGAGATTAAATCGTGCCTATAGACTTATTTATAAATTAGAAAAAGAAGCTATCATCCACGTTATTGTTATTGAGGTAAATAAACATGAATACTAA
- a CDS encoding helix-turn-helix domain-containing protein, producing MNTKSTTRFGIKNFEAKFGKLTIARMLEAHRLADEISLKDMAKKLGMSPSSLCDLEKGRRIPTPKRAAALAKKLGVSEKFWIQTSLQDQLDKQGFDLKVSVA from the coding sequence ATGAATACTAAATCAACTACCAGATTCGGAATCAAAAATTTTGAAGCTAAGTTTGGTAAATTAACAATCGCCAGAATGTTAGAGGCACACCGCCTGGCAGATGAAATATCATTAAAGGATATGGCCAAAAAATTAGGAATGTCTCCTTCGAGTCTTTGCGATTTAGAAAAAGGTAGACGAATTCCAACACCCAAGAGGGCAGCAGCTTTAGCTAAAAAATTAGGAGTATCGGAAAAATTTTGGATTCAAACTTCCCTGCAAGACCAATTAGACAAGCAGGGATTCGATTTGAAAGTATCAGTAGCTTAA
- a CDS encoding Rossmann-fold NAD(P)-binding domain-containing protein — protein sequence MIKNLTVINLKANSHANPSKGDVFVLKTCQRTLIMGVGEAPFLHLRDNALREDVITDIFEGQDAYVFLLETICGLRSEVVAEYEVVGQFKDAYQEFLKTPERNTHVMSILEKLFQDNKKVRTDHLTEIGQLTYAGIARKLIHSAVNDGDVLVLGSGTLAEDLIKLLKKKHNVFISARNNERVAELSAAYGLEAIGWGDKDTYAKFPFIVNTIGANDVLFDDIFFSKFFGLNFLETLTQQMKLFIDLGSPSVIETNLTERDGVLRLEDIFRQSAKLNIEKMEKVNKAKNAILHLAQKRGTPILSSTPFDWEELHFAYSL from the coding sequence ATGATTAAAAATTTAACCGTCATTAACCTCAAGGCCAATTCGCATGCTAACCCATCTAAGGGTGACGTGTTCGTATTGAAGACGTGCCAGCGTACCCTAATTATGGGCGTTGGTGAAGCTCCGTTTTTACATTTAAGAGATAATGCTCTTAGAGAAGATGTCATTACAGATATTTTCGAAGGACAGGATGCTTACGTTTTTTTACTTGAAACAATTTGTGGGCTTCGTTCGGAAGTTGTTGCTGAGTATGAAGTGGTCGGTCAATTTAAAGATGCTTATCAGGAATTTTTAAAGACTCCTGAGAGAAATACACATGTCATGTCGATTCTGGAAAAACTTTTCCAGGACAATAAAAAAGTCCGCACTGATCATTTAACTGAGATTGGTCAGCTTACTTACGCAGGGATCGCTAGAAAACTAATTCACAGCGCTGTTAACGATGGCGATGTTCTTGTTTTAGGATCTGGGACTCTTGCTGAAGACTTAATTAAACTGCTTAAGAAAAAACATAATGTTTTCATCTCTGCTAGAAACAACGAACGCGTTGCTGAGCTTAGTGCAGCATACGGCCTGGAAGCTATTGGCTGGGGCGACAAAGACACGTATGCGAAGTTTCCTTTTATCGTAAATACTATTGGTGCAAACGACGTTTTATTCGATGATATTTTCTTTTCAAAGTTTTTCGGTCTCAATTTTCTTGAAACTCTGACTCAACAAATGAAGCTCTTTATTGATCTAGGCTCTCCCTCTGTGATAGAAACTAATCTCACAGAAAGAGACGGCGTCCTTCGTCTGGAAGATATTTTCAGACAAAGTGCGAAGCTCAATATCGAAAAGATGGAAAAGGTGAATAAAGCGAAGAATGCCATTCTTCACTTAGCGCAAAAGCGCGGAACACCTATTTTATCCAGCACACCATTTGATTGGGAGGAGTTACATTTTGCCTACTCATTATAA